One Zeugodacus cucurbitae isolate PBARC_wt_2022May chromosome 3, idZeuCucr1.2, whole genome shotgun sequence genomic region harbors:
- the Tm9sf2_0 gene encoding transmembrane 9 superfamily member 2 isoform X2, which yields MDNLDNKDSTGTPFLSPCSGNRNRYNFPVLYSSDIILYVNRLNTEESVIPYEYHHFDFCTGNENNSPVENLGQVVFGERIRPGPYNIEFLREIRCELVCTKNYTGDYPESDHRINVLKKGISLNYQHHWIVDNMPVTWCYPLDNDKQYCSTGFPMGCFVRPDSDEACLVNPNYNRRGFYYIFNHVDLRITYHNGQPEEGVGFQGKGGRIISVKVIPRSINHISPSKIDCDNTDPLALKSNSPIRGEHLSISYTYSVQFNMDNSVKWSSRWDYILESMPHTNIQWFSILNSLIIVLFLSGMVAMIMLRTLHKDIARYNQMDSGEDAQEEFGWKLVHGDVFRPPRKGMILSIFLGSGVQVTCMTLITLAFACLGFLSPANRGALMTCSMVLFVSLGTPAGYVSSRIYKSFGGVKWKSNVILTSVVCPGIVFGLFFVMNLVLWHEGSSGAVPFSTLVALLGLWFGVSVPLTFVGAYMGFRKRALEHPVRTNQIPRQIPDQSIYTQAIPGIIMGGVLPFGCIFIQLFFILSSIWSSQMYYMFGFLFLVFLILVITCSETTVLLCYFHLCAEDYHWWWRSFLTSGFTAVYLFIYCCHYFFTKLSIKDGASMFLYFGYTCIMVFLFFLLTGTIGFMACFFFIRKIYSVVKVD from the exons TCGGACATAATCCTATATGTTAACCGTTTAAACACTGAAGAATCCGTAATTCCATATGAGTATcatcattttgatttttgtactgGCAATGAAAACAACTCTCCTGTTGAAAATTTGGGACAAGTCGTTTTTGGAGAACGCATACGACCTGGCCCTTATAACATCGAATTCTTAAGGGAAATTAGGTGTGAATtg GTATGTACTAAAAACTATACAGGCGACTACCCAGAAAGTGATCATCGCATCAATGTGCTTAAAAAAGGAATAAGTCTAAATTATCAACATCATTGGATTGTTGATAATATGCCTGTTACTTGGTGTTACCCATTAGATAATGACAAACAATACTGTAGCACAGGATTTCCCATGGGTTGTTTTGTTCGACCGGATAGCGATGAAGCATGCCTTGTTAATCCTAATTATAATAGGCGaggattttattacatttttaatcaTGTAGATTTGCGAATTACTTATCATAACGGACAACCTGAGGAAGGTGTTGGATTTCAAGGGAAAGGAGGCCGTATTATTTCTGTTAAGGTGATTCCTCGTTCAATTAATCACATAAGTCCTTCAAAAATAGACTGTGATAATACGGATCCACTTGCTTTAAAAAGCAATTCACCAATTCGGGGAGAACATCTGTCAATTTCTTATACATATAGCGTCCAATTCAATATGGATAATTCTGTGAAATGGTCATCACGTTGGGACTACATTCTAGAATCAATGccacatacaaatattcaatGGTTCTCTATCCTCAACTCTCTTATTATAGTACTATTTTTATCTGGAATGGTAGCAATGATTATGCTACGAACATTACATAAAGATATTGCACGCTATAATCAAATGGATAGTGGAGAAGATGCCCAGGAAGAATTTGGTTGGAAATTAGTCCATGGTGATGTATTTAGACCACCAAGGAAGGGCatgattttgtcaatttttctcGGATCTGGCGTGCAAGTAACTTGCATGACTTTAATTACATTGGCATTTGCTTGCTTAGGATTTCTTTCTCCCGCAAATCGGGGAGCTTTAATGACATGCTCaatggttttatttgtttctcTTGGCACACCGGCAGGATATGTATCATCGCGGATTTACAAAAGTTTTGGGGGAGTTAAATGGAAAAGTAATGTAATTCTTACTTCTGTTGTATGTCCTGG GATTGTATTTGGACTATTTTTCGTAATGAATTTAGTCCTTTGGCACGAAGGCAGTTCAGGCGCGGTTCCTTTCAGCACACTTGTTGCTTTACTTGGCCTGTGGTTTGGAGTATCAGTGCCATTAACTTTTGTTGGAGCTTACATGGGATTTCGAAAAAGG gctTTGGAGCATCCGGTTCGAACAAATCAGATTCCCCGACAGATTCCAGATCAATCAATTTATACACAAGCGATTCCGGGAATAATCATGGGAGGAGTTTTACCATTTGGGTGTATATTTATACAGCTATTTTTTATTCTTAGCTCAATTTGGTCCAGTCAAATGTACTATATGTTCGgctttttatttcttgtttttctaaTATTGGTCATAACGTGTTCAGAGACAACAGTTTTATTATGTTACTTTCATCTTTGTGCTGAAGATTATCACTGGTGGTGGCGGTCTTTTTTAACATCAGGATTTACGGCTGTATATCTTTTCATATACTGTTGTCATTACTTTTTTACGAAACTGTCTATTAAAGACGGTGCGTCAATGTTCTTGTACTTTGGTTATACTTGTATTATGGTGTTCCTTTTCTTTTTACTTACTGGAACGATAGGTTTTATGGCGTGCTTtttttttatacgaaaaattTATAGCGTTGTAAAAGTTGACTAA
- the Tm9sf2_0 gene encoding transmembrane 9 superfamily member 2 isoform X1, translating to MKSICEIIRKYLTILVLLNVQYVWSFYLPGLAPVNYCVKSDSSNSCKSDIILYVNRLNTEESVIPYEYHHFDFCTGNENNSPVENLGQVVFGERIRPGPYNIEFLREIRCELVCTKNYTGDYPESDHRINVLKKGISLNYQHHWIVDNMPVTWCYPLDNDKQYCSTGFPMGCFVRPDSDEACLVNPNYNRRGFYYIFNHVDLRITYHNGQPEEGVGFQGKGGRIISVKVIPRSINHISPSKIDCDNTDPLALKSNSPIRGEHLSISYTYSVQFNMDNSVKWSSRWDYILESMPHTNIQWFSILNSLIIVLFLSGMVAMIMLRTLHKDIARYNQMDSGEDAQEEFGWKLVHGDVFRPPRKGMILSIFLGSGVQVTCMTLITLAFACLGFLSPANRGALMTCSMVLFVSLGTPAGYVSSRIYKSFGGVKWKSNVILTSVVCPGIVFGLFFVMNLVLWHEGSSGAVPFSTLVALLGLWFGVSVPLTFVGAYMGFRKRALEHPVRTNQIPRQIPDQSIYTQAIPGIIMGGVLPFGCIFIQLFFILSSIWSSQMYYMFGFLFLVFLILVITCSETTVLLCYFHLCAEDYHWWWRSFLTSGFTAVYLFIYCCHYFFTKLSIKDGASMFLYFGYTCIMVFLFFLLTGTIGFMACFFFIRKIYSVVKVD from the exons TCGGACATAATCCTATATGTTAACCGTTTAAACACTGAAGAATCCGTAATTCCATATGAGTATcatcattttgatttttgtactgGCAATGAAAACAACTCTCCTGTTGAAAATTTGGGACAAGTCGTTTTTGGAGAACGCATACGACCTGGCCCTTATAACATCGAATTCTTAAGGGAAATTAGGTGTGAATtg GTATGTACTAAAAACTATACAGGCGACTACCCAGAAAGTGATCATCGCATCAATGTGCTTAAAAAAGGAATAAGTCTAAATTATCAACATCATTGGATTGTTGATAATATGCCTGTTACTTGGTGTTACCCATTAGATAATGACAAACAATACTGTAGCACAGGATTTCCCATGGGTTGTTTTGTTCGACCGGATAGCGATGAAGCATGCCTTGTTAATCCTAATTATAATAGGCGaggattttattacatttttaatcaTGTAGATTTGCGAATTACTTATCATAACGGACAACCTGAGGAAGGTGTTGGATTTCAAGGGAAAGGAGGCCGTATTATTTCTGTTAAGGTGATTCCTCGTTCAATTAATCACATAAGTCCTTCAAAAATAGACTGTGATAATACGGATCCACTTGCTTTAAAAAGCAATTCACCAATTCGGGGAGAACATCTGTCAATTTCTTATACATATAGCGTCCAATTCAATATGGATAATTCTGTGAAATGGTCATCACGTTGGGACTACATTCTAGAATCAATGccacatacaaatattcaatGGTTCTCTATCCTCAACTCTCTTATTATAGTACTATTTTTATCTGGAATGGTAGCAATGATTATGCTACGAACATTACATAAAGATATTGCACGCTATAATCAAATGGATAGTGGAGAAGATGCCCAGGAAGAATTTGGTTGGAAATTAGTCCATGGTGATGTATTTAGACCACCAAGGAAGGGCatgattttgtcaatttttctcGGATCTGGCGTGCAAGTAACTTGCATGACTTTAATTACATTGGCATTTGCTTGCTTAGGATTTCTTTCTCCCGCAAATCGGGGAGCTTTAATGACATGCTCaatggttttatttgtttctcTTGGCACACCGGCAGGATATGTATCATCGCGGATTTACAAAAGTTTTGGGGGAGTTAAATGGAAAAGTAATGTAATTCTTACTTCTGTTGTATGTCCTGG GATTGTATTTGGACTATTTTTCGTAATGAATTTAGTCCTTTGGCACGAAGGCAGTTCAGGCGCGGTTCCTTTCAGCACACTTGTTGCTTTACTTGGCCTGTGGTTTGGAGTATCAGTGCCATTAACTTTTGTTGGAGCTTACATGGGATTTCGAAAAAGG gctTTGGAGCATCCGGTTCGAACAAATCAGATTCCCCGACAGATTCCAGATCAATCAATTTATACACAAGCGATTCCGGGAATAATCATGGGAGGAGTTTTACCATTTGGGTGTATATTTATACAGCTATTTTTTATTCTTAGCTCAATTTGGTCCAGTCAAATGTACTATATGTTCGgctttttatttcttgtttttctaaTATTGGTCATAACGTGTTCAGAGACAACAGTTTTATTATGTTACTTTCATCTTTGTGCTGAAGATTATCACTGGTGGTGGCGGTCTTTTTTAACATCAGGATTTACGGCTGTATATCTTTTCATATACTGTTGTCATTACTTTTTTACGAAACTGTCTATTAAAGACGGTGCGTCAATGTTCTTGTACTTTGGTTATACTTGTATTATGGTGTTCCTTTTCTTTTTACTTACTGGAACGATAGGTTTTATGGCGTGCTTtttttttatacgaaaaattTATAGCGTTGTAAAAGTTGACTAA